The genomic interval TACTTGTAGATTTGTTATTAGCAATTTGCTTTACATAAATAGTTTCATATCCATTTATAAAACTCTTATTTCTTAAAAACTCTTTATCTTCTTTAAAATAAAGCACTCTTCCAAAATTAGAAATCTTAAATTTTTTTACATCAGAAATTTTCTCATCAAATTTAATATGCTTCCATTCTTCTTTCCACAAACTTCTTATCATGACTTAAAAGTATTTTTAAATTAATAAAAAACTTTTCCTTATTCAGCAATTCTTTCAATTTTAGCTCCAATAGATTTTAAACGAGCTTCTATATTCTCGTAACCTCTATCTATTTGTTCTATATTATTTATTATTGATGTTCCTTTAGCAGATAAAGCAGCAATTAATAATGAGATACCTGCTCTAATATCTGGCGATGTCATTTTGGTAGCTTTTAATGAGCTTTCAAAATTCATACCAATTACAGTAGCTCTATGTGGGTCGCACAAAATTACTTTTGCCCCCATATCTATCAATTTATCAACAAAAAACAAACGGCTTTCAAACATTTTTTGATGTATTAAAACAGTTCCCTTTGCTTGTGTTGCAATTACCAAAACAATACTCAATAAATCTGGCGTAAATCCAGGCCAAGGAGCATCTGCAACGGTTAAAACAGAACCATCTATAAAATTCTGTATTTCATACGATTCTTGTGCAGGAATATAAATATCATCTCCTTTTCTTTCTAATTTAATTCCTAGTTTTCTAAATACATTAGGTATTTGTCCTAAGTTATCCCAACTTACGTCTTTAATTGTTAATTCAGATCTAGTCATTACTGCAACACCAATCCAAGAACCAATTTCAATCATGTCTGGTAAAACTCTGTGCTCACAACCACCAAGAGCATCTACTCCTTCTATGATTAATAAGTTAGAGCCAACGCCAGAGATATTAGCGCCCATAGAATTCAACATTTTACATAACTGTTGAATATAAGGTTCACAAGCGGCATTGTAAATTTTTGTAGTTCCTGTAGCTAAAACAGACGCCATTAAAATATTAGCGGTTCCTGTTACAGAAGCTTCATCTAATAACATATCTACGCCAAATAATTCTTCTGCTTCTACTCCGTAAAAATGTTCTTCTTTATTGTAACGAAATTTTGCACCTAATCGTATAAACCCTTCAAAATGGGTATCTAAACGTCTACGACCAATTTTATCTCCTCCAGGTCTTGGAATATATCCTCTACCAAAACGAGCTAAAAGTGGACCAACTATCATAATAGAACCACGCAAAGAACTTCCGTCTCTTTTAAAATCTGCAGATTCTAAATATTCTAAATTGATTTCATCCGCTTGAAAAGCGTAAGAATTTCTACTTAATTTTTCTACTTTTACTCCTAATTCACCAAGAATAAAAATTAGTTTGTTAACATCAATAATATCTGGAACGTTATTTACAACAACTCTTTCTGGGGTTAATAAAACCGCACAAAGTATTTGTAAAACTTCGTTTTTTGCTCCTTGTGGAGTAATGGTTCCGTTTAATTTATGACCGCCTTCAATTTTAAATGATGCCATATACTAATATCTTTTTCTATTTTTATTTTGATTGCTATGTTGTGGTTTCTTATAAGTGCCTTTAGTAGCGGTAGTCCCCTGTCCTTGTGTACGTGGCTTTCTTAACAAGTTTTTACTTTCAGAAAGTTCTTCTTCTGTATTTCTTAAATCTAATTTACCATCAGATAAATCGAATAAATGCTTAAAAATTACAGCATCATCTACAGTATCTTTATTCCAATTTAAATAACACTTTTTCATGTGATTTGCAATTGTAAATACCAAAGCTTCTTTTTTCTCGCCTTCTTCCCAACTTAAAGCAATATCTATCATTGTTTGAATATTGTTACCATAATAACGATATCTAGATGCTGATTTTGGGTACGCTAATCCTTCTGGCTTCTCTTGTAATTCTTCTTTTGATGGCTGAGGATATGGTGACTCTACATCTAATTTAAAATCTGCCATGATATATAACTGATCCCAAAGTTTGTGTTTAAAATCTGGTACATCACGTAAATGTGGTTGTAAATTTCCCATAACATCTACAATAGCTTTTGCCATTTTATCGCGTTCATCTTTAGTTTCTAAAGCCAAACAATGGTCTACTAATTTTTGTATATGTCTGCCGTATTCTGGTATTATCATTAACGGTCTTTCTGAATTGTATTCTAAATCGAATGTCATTTTTATATTTTTGAGAAGTGTTCTCGATACATTTTCCTTTATCATTTTAACCAAAAGAAAACACTAGAACTGAAAAATTATAGTTTGTAGTTATTTAACGTTGCAAAATAACAATTTATTTTTAGTTTTTAGGATTCATTTTTAATTAGATTCCCTTTTTCAAGGGAAAGACAGTTTAAATGACAATTAAAAACACCGTTTAAGATAGCCTTTTGCTATCCAATTACTTTTAATTTGGCAAATTGAAGTAATAATTTCTTTTTACCAACAGTACCAAATTTAATTTCTGCTTTTTTATTTGGTCCATTTCCTTCTAATCCAATTACCTCTCCTGTACCAAATCTATTGTGCTCTACAAAATTACCCACAACAATATTACCATCAAATAAATTAGGTTTTGAGGTTGCTTGAGATACCTTTTTTAGATTTTTAGGAATAATAATTTCTTTTTTCTTCACCAAATCACGTTCCATTTTTTTACGTTGAATCGGTTTTTGAAAACGAATTCCTTTTGGAGCATCATCAAAAATACTTTTATCTACAAAGTTATTGATTGCTGGGTTGGTACTTTTTGGAGTGATGTAATTTAGATACTGATCATCTATTTCCTCTAAAAATCTACTAGGTTCTGCATCTACCAATTTCCCCCATCTATAACGGGTTTGCGCATAACTTAAATAAGCTACTTTTTCTGCCCTTGTTATGGCTACGTAAAACAACCTTCGCTCCTCCTCTAATTCACTTCGCGTATTCATGCTCATTGCAGAAGGAAATAAAGATTCCTCTAATCCAACAACATACACATACATATACTCCAATCCTTTAGACTGGTGAATCGTCATTAAAGAAACAGATGGTTTGTCATCTTCTTTTTTAGCATCAAAATCTGTTGCCAACGCCACATCTTCTAAGAAAGTAGTTAAAGAAGTATCGCCTCCTTCTTCAATTTTATCCGTAATAAAATCTTTAATTCCGTTTAAAAGTTCTTGAACGTTTTCTACCTTACTAACTGCTTCTGGCGTTCCGTCTTTTTCTAAATCTTTTATTAATTGTGCCTTTTTTACAACTGTTTCAGCAATTTCGAATGCATTTTTTGTTTGCGATTCTACTTGCAAACTTTGCATCATTGTCATAAAATTACGAAGCTTATTTTTAGTCCCCGTATTTATTTTTAAATCTATTTTATCGATATATTTAATGATATCGAAAATTGATTTTTTATAATGATTTGCAGCAATAGTAAGTCTATCTATAGTAGTCGCTCCAATACCACGAGCAGGGTAATTGATTATTCTTTTTAACGCTTCTTCATCATTTGGGTTGATTAAAATACGTAAGTAAGATAAGATATCTTTTATTTCTTTCCTTTGATAAAAAGAGATTCCTCCGTAAATTTTATAATCAATTCCTTTTTTACGCAACGCATCTTCAATTGCTCTAGACTGTGAGTTTGTTCTATACAAAACACAAAAATCATCTGGAGTTAATTGATGGTTCATTTGATTCTCCCAAATGGATTGTGCTACAAAACGTCCTTCTTCTCCGTCGGAAATAGTACGCATTACATTTATAGCTTCTCCAGGATCATTAGAGGTCCAAACTTCTTTATCTAATTTTGTTTTATTTTTTTCGATTACAGAGTTTGCGGCGTTTACAATATTACTTGTAGAACGATAATTTTGCTCAAGTTTAAAGGTTTTTACATCCGGATAATCTTTCTGGAAATTTAATATATTCTGAATATTTGCGCCCCTAAAACTATAGATACTCTGAGAATCATCTCCAACCACACAAATATTCCCGAATTTATCTGCCAAAGCTCTCACAATAATATATTGAGAATGGTTTGTATCTTGATACTCATCTACCATTATATATCTAAAACGGTCTTGGTATTTTGCCAACGTTTCTGGAAAACGCGCCAATAACTCATTGGTTCTTAACAATAAATCATCAAAATCCATTGCACCAGCCTTAAAACATCGGTCTACATAGGTTCTATAAATATTACCAACTTCTGGCCTACTTGCATGTAAATCTGCTTCTTGTAATTCTGGGTTATTAAAATAGGCTTTAACCGTAATTAAACTATTCTTAAAGGAAGAAATTCTACCTAGAATCTGTTTAGGCTTGTATTGCTCTCTATTTAAATTCTTTTCTTTTATAATTGCTGATATCAACCGAACAGAATCTTGAGAATCGTAAATTGTAAAATTAGTTGGAAACCCTAATTTATCTGCTTCGGTACGTAAAATTCTAGCAAAAACGGAGTGAAAAGTTCCCATCCACAGATTTCTAGATTCACTGTTACCTACAACACTAGCAATTCTTGCCTTCATTTCTTTGGCTGCCTTGTTGGTAAATGTAAGTGATAAAATATTAAAAGAATCTACGCCTTGCTTCATTAAATGCGCTATTCTATAGGTTAATACACGTGTTTTACCAGAACCCGCACCAGCAATAATAATCATGGGTCCGTCTTTCTGTAAGACAGCCTGTCTCTGTGGTTCGTTTAAAGAATCTAAATATGTGCTCAATGGTTTATTTTAAAGGAATTTGAAAGCGTGAAATTAACCAAACTATTCGTTTCTATAAAAGAAGATGAATACTATTTATTCACAATTTTCACATAAGAAAATCCAAACATATCTGCCTAAGAACAGATAAATACAATTATCTGCCTACAGACAGATAATTTAAAATATCTGCTTACAGGCAGATAATATTGTTATTTAGCTTAATAATTGATATATTAGCTAAAAATTAAGATTTACAAATGACAAGTATTTTAACAGGCGACATCATCAATTCTAGAAAGAAGGATGATAATTTTTGGTTAGAAACGCTAAAAGAGGCGTTGAGCACTTTTGGTGACTCTCCAAAATATTGGCAGATTTACAGAGGAGATAGTTTTCAATTAGAAATAGAAAACTGTGAAAATGCATTTTACGCAGCTTTAAAATTAAAATCTCACTTAAAATCTACAGTAGATATAGACGTTAGAATTGGGATTGGAATTGGAGAAAAAGAATTTAATACTCCAGAAGTTACAGCATCTAACGGAGAAGCTTTTATAAATTCTGGTTATGCATTTGACACCTATCTAAAGAAGCAAACCATTGCTATAAAAACTCCCTGGCAAGAAGTTGATGCAGAACTAAACATCGCTTTTGATTTGGCATTATTAACCATGGATTCTTGGACAAAAAACTCTGCAGAAGTATTTAAAATATCTTTAGAAAAGGAAAATAGCACACAAAATGAAATTGCAGCTCTTTTAGGAATTACACAAGGACGTGTTAGTGAACGCCAAAAACGTGCTGGATTTGAACCTATTATGAAACTAGAAAAACGTTTTAGAAAAATTATCAATCAAAAAATAAAAAAAGAAATGGAATTCCAAGTATATGAAGAAAATGATATTTTATCTGATACAATAAAAAAATTAAAGGTTCGTACTGAAAATAGAAAAAAAGAAATGGATAACTTTAAATATACTCTAAATGATGAAAATAATGTAAAAATTGAAAATATAATTAAAAAAGAAAAATCAAAATGATTTTATTTCTAAAACTTTTATTAGCTCACATTTTAGGCGATTTTGTTTTTCAACCAGAAAAATGGGTTAAAAACAAAGAAGAAAAGAAGGTAAAGTCGGTAAAGTTATATTATCACATTGCGCTTCATGCATTATTTTTAGTATTGATACTTCAATTTAACCTTAAAGAATACTGGCTTGCTTTTCTATTAATTATAATATCTCATTATAGTATAGATCTTTTAAAACTCTATCTACAGAAAAAGAAAACAAAACGAATTTGGTTTTTTATAGATCAAGTTTTACATCTTACCATATTAGTATTTGCTACTTCCTTTTATGTAGATTTTTCTTTATCAACAGAAAACCTCATAACAGATCAACTCTTATTATTGATTATCTTTTTACTGTTGGTTATTTTTGTTTCTGCAATTATCATCAAAATAATAATTACACAGTGGAATCCTGAAAGTAAAAAAGAAAACGACGACTCTCTTGCAAAAGCAGGTCATTATATTGGAATTCTAGAACGTTTATTTGTTTTTACGTTTGTAATTACCAATCATTGGGAAGCTATCGGCTTTCTACTAGCAGCAAAATCTGTTTTTAGGTTTGGAGATTTAACGTCATCTAAAGACAGAAAATTGACGGAATATATTTTAATTGGTACTTTATTAAGTTTTGGTATTGCTATCTTTTTAGGAGTATTATATTTGTACACTTTAAAATTTATCTAATTTATGGAAGACAAACTAATAGAAAGTATTGCTTATATTCTACCCGCTTTGGTAACTGGTTTAGTTGCCTATTATATTTTTAACAGATTGATCATAAAGCTAAGTTCTGATGAAAAAATAGCGCTACTATCTCAAAGAAAAAAAGAAGCTTTACCTATAAAACTACAAGCTTACGAAAGGATGTTGTTGTTTTGTGAGCGTATTAACCCTGTTAAAATGTTGGTGAGAATTAAACCAATTACAGAAGGCACTCAAGATTATTTACAATTGTTGATTGCAAATATAGATCAAGAATTTGAACACAATTTAGTGCAGCAAATGTATATTACAGATGATACCTGGACAGCAGTTGTAGCTACAAAAAATACTATTATTAATAAATTAAGACAAGTTGCAGAAACGGCAAAAACAGCTAATGAATTGCGCGAAAAGGTAATTATAGACTACTCTAAAACATTACCACCAACAGATACCGCTATTAGTTTTATTAAAAATGAAGTAAAAAAAATATTGTAAAAAAAAAGACCATCTAAAATAGATGGTCTTCTTCCTCTTTTCGAAAATAGCAAATTTCCCTTTATTAAAACTGAAGTCTTACTCCTAATTTAAAGTTTCTACCACGTGTAGAAAACCCTAAAATATCATCGTAATCTTCGTTTAAAATATTTGTAACTCCACCAAATAAAGTTACAGTATCTTCTAATAATTTATAATTAGCAGCAAAATCTAATACTTGGTAACTTTCTAAAGTAACATCTTCTCCAGCAGTTCCAAAAGAACCATACCTATCAAAAATACTTCTATCACCTACATTTTTATAAGTAATATTAAAGAATGTATTTGTAAAAGCATTTACATCTAAACCAGCTACAAATTTATTTGCAGGAATATAATCGTTAAAATCTTCTGTATTATCTTTATCTACATATGTATAAGAAGCGTTAACAGTTAAAAATTTAAGAGGCGTAATATTGGTATTTATTTCCAAACCATTTGCATCAGAAGAACCATTACCATATTTGTAGGTAGCATTATCATAAATAATTGCATCTTCTTCTTTTCTATTAAAATAAACCACATCAAACTGAAGCCAATCTTTATAATTTACATCAAAACCTGCTTCAAAAGTTTCATTAGATTCTGGTTTTAAATCTAAATTACCAGAAAAACCATCATATAATTGATACAAACTTGGTGTAATAAAAGCTGTACTATAAGAAGTTAATAATTTAATAGAAGCATTTTCATTCTTTAAAACTGAGTACGCAAGATTCCCGTCATAAACTGCATGATTACCATATACATTATGAATATTTAATCGTCCACCTACATTGGCACTTAAACCAAAATCTGTTATATACACTACACTTGCATAAGGATCTACAGTATTAAAATTTGCAATTCCTTTTTCAATTTCTGCAAAAGGAGTAACTGTATTATTACTGTGAATTTGATAATTTAAACCTGTAATTAATTGAATTTTACCATCCTTAAAATCATATCTATTTACTAAATCTAAATTTACACTTCTACCAACAAATTCGTAGTTGTCTAAAGTACCCGCAAAAGAATTGAATTGCTCTAAATTTCTTTCTACCACATTTGCAGAAGCTAATAAGTAAACTTCTCCTTTATTATAAGTGTATTTTGGTTTTACACCAACTCTAAACTGCTCTTGATCTCCTGTATTTACATCGCTATCAGAAAAAGCCCCTGCGTCAAAATCATAATCAAAATTATCATAATTTAAGAAAGTCTCTATAGAAAATTGATCATTTACTGCATAACCTAATTTTAACAATGCATTTTTACTGTAAAAACTATCATTTTCATAAACAGCATTTGTTTTACTTTTTGCAGCAGACATTCCGTCTGTTCCAGTAATACTAAAAGAACCTAAGAAATTAAGTTTCCCTAAAGTACCGTTTAAACTTACGTTTTGGTTGTTATCAGATAATCCGCTTCCTTTAACATTTGCGGTATTATTTGTACCAACACTTGTTTCAAAAGAACCAGAAATTTTATCTTCTGATGCTTTCTTTAAAACAACATTAATAACTGCAGTAGCTGCTCCAGAACCATATAATGTAGATGATGCTCCTTTTAAAATTTCAATAGACTCTATTTGACTAACGGCTAATAAACGTAAATCGAATTGTTGATTAATTGCAGATTGATCTGTAACTGGCACACCATCAATTAAAACTAAAACTTGCCTATTTCTTCCTCCTCTAATATTAATACTTCTTGGTTCTGATGCATTAGAATTTACACCTCTAACATCAATACCAACAACATTATTTAGGATTTCAATAACATTTTTACCAGCATTTTGTTGCAATTCTTTTTGAGTAATTTTCTGAATTACCTTACCAGTATTCTCTTTTTTTAGATTGAATTTTGTTGCTGTAACAACAACTTCATCTAAAGCCTCTACTTTTTCTTTTTGCTGTGCAAAAAGATTTGTGCTAGCAAAACTACATGCCAAAACACCAACAATTAATAATTGTTTTTTCATTTTTAATGATTTAATTTAAGTCTTCTTCTTTTACAAGAAAACAATAAAGATTACTCCTTGTTAAACAAGGAATCTAAATAAATCAGGTAAATTTGTGTACAAAATAGAATTAGTACATAAACCTTTATCCCGAAAGTTTTAAACTCGTGATTTATGGCAGGTTTCCTGACTCGTTTTATGTTATTATACCTTCCCAACAAAAAAATGTCAGTGGTAAAAGAATTAATAACATCCTCTAAAGAGGTACTAAATGATGCTGAAATAAACTCAGCACAAGCTTAGTATAAACTTACAGTTGCGGGAACAGTTCTGGATTTCAACCAGATTCCCTTTTAATTCGATGTAAATTATTTCTACATCAAAACCAAAATCGTTGCAAATATATATGCATTCTTATGAACAATCTAATTAATTCGTTTCCAAATTTTATACCTTTAAGGATTGATAATTTTGATAGAAATGAGAATAGAAAATGAATTAAAGTTAGGTTTTAAAGATGTAATGATTCGCCCAAAACGATCTACATTAAAATCGAGGTCACAAGTAAGTTTAGAAAGAGAATTTACTTTTTTACACAGTGATGTTGTATGGAAAGGGATTCCTATAATGGCTGCAAATATGGACACTGTTGGTACTTTTGAAATGGCAAAAGCACTTGCAAAACATGGCCTTTTTACTGCAATCCATAAACATTATTCTATAGAAGAATGGAGAGTATTTGCTACAAATGCTGATGAAAAAACTTTAAATAATATTGCAGTTAGCACAGGAACAGGAAAAGAAGACTCTGTAAAGGTAAAAGAAATTTTATCTGAATTTCCTCAAATAAACTTTATCTGTGTTGACGTTGCTAACGGCTACTCAGAACATTTTGTGAATTTTGTTCAGAAAATGCGTAAAGATCACCCAAATAAAGTAATTATTGCAGGTAATGTAGTTACTGGAGAAATGGTAGAAGAATTATTATTGGCAGGCGCTGATATTATTAAAGTAGGTATTGGTCCTGGTTCTGTTTGCACAACTCGTGTAAAAACAGGTGTTGGTTATCCGCAACTTTCTGCTATTATAGAATGTGCAGATGCAGCACATGGTATGGGCGGACAAATTATTTCTGATGGAGGTTGTAAAATCCCTGGAGACCTTTCTAAAGCTTTTGGTGGTAGTGCAGATTTTGTAATGCTAGGCGGCATGCTTGCTGGACATGAAGAAAGCGGTGGTGAACTGATTGAAAAAAATGGAGAAAAATTTAAAGCTTTTTACGGAATGAGTTCTACAACTGCCATGAACAAACATGTTGGTGGTGTTGCAAATTATAGAGCATCCGAAGGAAAAACAGTTGAAGTTCCTTACAGAGGAAATGTAGATGATACTGTTATAGATATTTTAGGCGGAATTAGATCTACATGTACATATGTTGGTGCAAGCAGGCTGAAAGAATTGACTAAAAGAACTACTTTTATTAGAGTTCAAGAACAAGAAAATCAAGTATATTCATAATGAAAAACATAAAGTTAATTCCTATTTTATTATTTTTATTGATAACCGTTTCTTGTAAGAAAGAGACTGTTAAAGTTGATAATCATACACAAACAGAAAGTAGTATTAAATACGCTAAGGGGTTTGACATTGTAGAGGATAATGGCGTTAAAAAGTTGGTTATAAAATCTGCTTATCAAAATTCTAAAGAAGTTTCTGAATATATTATTAAAAGTAAATCAGAAAAAAATACACCTTTAGAAAATACCATCTATACTCCTATTCAAAAAATTGTAGTTACTTCTACAACTCATATTCCTATGGTTGAGTTGTTAAACGAAGAAACCTCAATTATCGGTTTTCCTTATGCTAGATATGTATCATCAGAAAAAACAAGACAGTTAATTGATGCAGGAAAAATAAAAGAAATAGGTAAAGAAACCTCTTTAAATACTGAAATACTATTAGACTTACAACCAGAACTAGTAGTTGGTTATAGTGTTTCTTCTGCAGACAAAAGCTTAACGACTATACAGAAAGCGGGAATAAACGTAATTTATAATGGAGATTGGTTAGAAGAAACTCCTTTAGGAAGAGCAGAATGGATTAAGTTTTTTGGTGTTCTTTTTGATAAAGAAAAACAAGCTGATAGTATTTTTAAAGTAATTGAAGGTAATTATTTAGTAGCAAAACAAATCGCACTAAAATCAACCAAAAAACCAACCATTTTGTCTGGTGCAATCATGAGTAAAGATATTTGGAATTTACCTGCAGGTGAAAGTTTTGTAGCACAATTTATAAAAGATGCAAACCTTAACTACTTATGGAAACACACAAAAGGAAAAGGGAGTTTGTCTTTAAGTTTTGAAAGTATTTTTGATAAAGGTCAAAATGCTGAATATTGGATTTCTCCAGGGTTCTTTTCTACTAAAGAACAATTATTACAAAGTAATAAAATTTATACAGAATTTGATGCTTTTAAAAATGATGAAATTTACACTTCAACAATTAAGAAAGGAAAAACGGGCGGAATTATATATTATGAATTAGCTGCCACGAGACCTGATTTAGTTTTAAAAGATTTTATTAAAATTACAAATCCAGATTTATTACCCGATTATAAAATGACATTTTTTGAGAAAATGAAATAAAAAAAGACCTTCAATAGAAATATTGAAGGTCTTTACAATTAAAATTATTGGGGGGTTAATTTCATATTTCAAATGTACTATATATAATAACTAATTCTATTTATTTTATGGGTAGTATTTGGGTAGTATTTGGGTGGTTTACCTTAAAACCCTAGTGTTTTATGACTTTTTTAATGTTAAAGCTTCTTTTCTGTTTTTAATATCTAATTTTAAATAAATATTTTTCACATGAAATTTTACAGTATTTACAGAAATGTTTATTTCAGCTGCTATTTCTTTATTTGATTTACTGCAGACTATTAAGTCAAAAATCTCCCTTTCTCTTAAACTCAAATTATTTAAATCTACTTTTAAAGCTTCTTCTTGTATTGTACGATGTTTTATCTCTTTAGAAAACTTTCTAATTTCATTTTTCATAAAGAAATTATATTTCCTTAAATCTTTTTCTCTAAATAAAACAGCAAATGATAATACTATAATTTGCATAAAGCCTCCTATTTTTAAATTGGTAGCATTTGTTTCGAATAAGGAAACTCCAAAATTCTTTAAAACAAAAAAATCTAGCCCACTAAATAATGAAATTGCAAAAGAAAGTACAAAGAGCTTCGTATAGTTGTTTTTATTAAATAGTAAAACACCTAAAAACAAATAAAAGCAAAAGTGTTAAAACGCTTAAAATTATATATAACTCGTTTAATCTTAAAATAAAAAATAAGATTACGAATAAAATAATTGTTAAAAACAAAACAAAAGTAAACTTCTTAACCCTAGGGAAATACTTCTCTAACAAGAGAAAACTATTTCCAAATTTTAAAGATGTATAACTTAATAAGATATAATCTAATAAAATTAAGAATTCTATTTTTTTCTGGTCAACATTAAAAAAATTTAAGATCCCATCAAAAATTACAAAACTAAAAGTAATACTCATCAATAAAAAAGCATGATATAAAAAGGAAGAATCTTTAAAAAAGTAATAATAATTAATACTAAAAAGAATCACTAGAAAAGCAACTCCGTAATAAAAACCGTTAATAGTTAACTGTACTTTTTCATTAAAAGTCCCCTCACCAACTGTACTCAATTCTACAGGAAAATAAGAACTAAAATTAGAGTTAACTTTTATATATACAGGATCTTCTCTAGAAAATTTAAAAGAAACATATCTTTGATTACTTAATTTAGATATCTCATTAAAGTTTTGATACGCATGTACATTAATTGCTCTTATATTATTTATTCTAAAAATATAATCTAAATGTGTTTCTTTTGAAGGTACCTTAAACCAAAAAGTAGCATTAGAATGTCTGTCTAAAATTTTCGTACGTAAAGGCTTAAATTCTAATTGGTTAATATTCTTATAACTGAAACTACTATTAGAATCTTTAAAGTAATAAACATCAGATTGAGAATAAGTTTTAAACCCAATAATAAAAAGCAAGATTAATAATAGTTTAATTTTCATTAGCTGTTTTTTTAACAGAATATCTTATATAAATAGACATATAACAAGCTAAAAAACAATAACATAAAAAAACTACTAATAAGTTTTCAAATAAATTCTTTTAATATTAACGTAAGTTTTCTTTTTATTAATTAGCACTTAAAAATAGCTTAAATTTTTAAAACTTCTTTTCTACTTTTAATATTTAATTTGCCATAAATATTTTTGACA from Polaribacter sejongensis carries:
- a CDS encoding GMP reductase gives rise to the protein MRIENELKLGFKDVMIRPKRSTLKSRSQVSLEREFTFLHSDVVWKGIPIMAANMDTVGTFEMAKALAKHGLFTAIHKHYSIEEWRVFATNADEKTLNNIAVSTGTGKEDSVKVKEILSEFPQINFICVDVANGYSEHFVNFVQKMRKDHPNKVIIAGNVVTGEMVEELLLAGADIIKVGIGPGSVCTTRVKTGVGYPQLSAIIECADAAHGMGGQIISDGGCKIPGDLSKAFGGSADFVMLGGMLAGHEESGGELIEKNGEKFKAFYGMSSTTAMNKHVGGVANYRASEGKTVEVPYRGNVDDTVIDILGGIRSTCTYVGASRLKELTKRTTFIRVQEQENQVYS
- a CDS encoding response regulator transcription factor, with protein sequence MQIIVLSFAVLFREKDLRKYNFFMKNEIRKFSKEIKHRTIQEEALKVDLNNLSLREREIFDLIVCSKSNKEIAAEINISVNTVKFHVKNIYLKLDIKNRKEALTLKKS
- a CDS encoding TonB-dependent receptor plug domain-containing protein, which encodes MKKQLLIVGVLACSFASTNLFAQQKEKVEALDEVVVTATKFNLKKENTGKVIQKITQKELQQNAGKNVIEILNNVVGIDVRGVNSNASEPRSINIRGGRNRQVLVLIDGVPVTDQSAINQQFDLRLLAVSQIESIEILKGASSTLYGSGAATAVINVVLKKASEDKISGSFETSVGTNNTANVKGSGLSDNNQNVSLNGTLGKLNFLGSFSITGTDGMSAAKSKTNAVYENDSFYSKNALLKLGYAVNDQFSIETFLNYDNFDYDFDAGAFSDSDVNTGDQEQFRVGVKPKYTYNKGEVYLLASANVVERNLEQFNSFAGTLDNYEFVGRSVNLDLVNRYDFKDGKIQLITGLNYQIHSNNTVTPFAEIEKGIANFNTVDPYASVVYITDFGLSANVGGRLNIHNVYGNHAVYDGNLAYSVLKNENASIKLLTSYSTAFITPSLYQLYDGFSGNLDLKPESNETFEAGFDVNYKDWLQFDVVYFNRKEEDAIIYDNATYKYGNGSSDANGLEINTNITPLKFLTVNASYTYVDKDNTEDFNDYIPANKFVAGLDVNAFTNTFFNITYKNVGDRSIFDRYGSFGTAGEDVTLESYQVLDFAANYKLLEDTVTLFGGVTNILNEDYDDILGFSTRGRNFKLGVRLQF
- a CDS encoding 7TM diverse intracellular signaling domain-containing protein, giving the protein MKIKLLLILLFIIGFKTYSQSDVYYFKDSNSSFSYKNINQLEFKPLRTKILDRHSNATFWFKVPSKETHLDYIFRINNIRAINVHAYQNFNEISKLSNQRYVSFKFSREDPVYIKVNSNFSSYFPVELSTVGEGTFNEKVQLTINGFYYGVAFLVILFSINYYYFFKDSSFLYHAFLLMSITFSFVIFDGILNFFNVDQKKIEFLILLDYILLSYTSLKFGNSFLLLEKYFPRVKKFTFVLFLTIILFVILFFILRLNELYIILSVLTLLLLFVFRCFTI
- a CDS encoding ABC transporter substrate-binding protein; translated protein: MKNIKLIPILLFLLITVSCKKETVKVDNHTQTESSIKYAKGFDIVEDNGVKKLVIKSAYQNSKEVSEYIIKSKSEKNTPLENTIYTPIQKIVVTSTTHIPMVELLNEETSIIGFPYARYVSSEKTRQLIDAGKIKEIGKETSLNTEILLDLQPELVVGYSVSSADKSLTTIQKAGINVIYNGDWLEETPLGRAEWIKFFGVLFDKEKQADSIFKVIEGNYLVAKQIALKSTKKPTILSGAIMSKDIWNLPAGESFVAQFIKDANLNYLWKHTKGKGSLSLSFESIFDKGQNAEYWISPGFFSTKEQLLQSNKIYTEFDAFKNDEIYTSTIKKGKTGGIIYYELAATRPDLVLKDFIKITNPDLLPDYKMTFFEKMK